A genomic segment from Capra hircus breed San Clemente chromosome 15, ASM170441v1, whole genome shotgun sequence encodes:
- the LOC102176217 gene encoding olfactory receptor 51V1-like yields the protein MSAASILNFSSSRFTLTGFPGLEVDYLWLSIPFASIYAMVFLGNCMVLHVIRTEPSLHQPMFYFLAMLALTDLCVGLSTVHTVLGILWGIIQEISLDSCIAQSYFIHGLSFMESSVLLTMAFDRYIAICNPLRYSSTLTNDKIMKIGVAILCRSSMLIPPVIIRLKFLNYCQPHILSHSFCLHQDLIRMACSDIHFNSIYGLALVISNLLLDAVLIIISYIMILHAVLAIASREERIKSLQTCVSHICAVLVFYIPIIGLTMVHRFGRHLSPWVHVLMGNVYILFPPLMNPIIYSIKTQQIRRRVQRLFYLKKCKS from the coding sequence ATGTCTGCTGCCTCTATCTTGAACTTCAGTAGTTCCAGATTTACTCTCACTGGTTTTCCTGGCTTAGAAGTTGACTATCTCTGGCTCTCCATCCCTTTTGCCTCCATTTATGCTATGGTTTTCCTGGGGAACTGCATGGTACTCCACGTGATCAGGACTGAGCCGAGTCTGCACCAGCCCATGTTCTACTTCCTGGCCATGCTGGCCCTCACTGACCTGTGTGTGGGGCTGTCCACTGTGCACACAGTGCTGGGAATCTTATGGGGGATCATTCAAGAGATCAGCCTGGATTCCTGCATTGCCCAGTCCTATTTCATCCATGGTCTGTCCTTCATGGAGTCCTCTGTCCTCCTTACTATGGCTTTTGACCGCTATATTGCCATTTGCAACCCATTACGCTATTCCTCCACCCTAACTAATGACAAAATCATGAAGATTGGAGTGGCAATCTTATGTAGGAGTTCTATGCTCATACCTCCAGTCATCATTCGCCTAAAGTTCTTAAATTATTGTCAGCCCCACATCCTTTCTCACTCTTTCTGCCTGCACCAAGACTTAATTCGAATGGCCTGTTCAGACATCCACTTCAATAGCATCTATGGTCTGGCCCTGGTGATCAGCAACTTGTTGTTGGATGCAGTGCTCATCATTATCTCCTATATCATGATCTTGCATGCAGTCTTAGCAATTGCATCACGAGAAGAGAGAATCAAGTCTTTGCAGACCTGTGTATCTCACATCTGTGCTGTTTTGGTTTTCTACATCCCAATCATTGGTCTGACCATGGTTCATCGTTTTGGCAGACACCTCTCACCCTGGGTTCATGTTCTCATGGGCAATGTCTATATCCTTTTCCCACCCTTGATGAATCCCATTATTTATAGTATCAAGACCCAGCAAATACGAAGAAGAGTCCAGAGATTGTTTTACTTGAAAAAATGTAAGTCTTAA